One segment of Vagococcus martis DNA contains the following:
- the rpoC gene encoding DNA-directed RNA polymerase subunit beta', with product MIDVNKFESMQIGLASSEKIRSWSYGEVKKPETINYRTLKPERDGLFCERIFGPTKDWECACGKYKRIRYKGIVCDRCGVEVTRSKVRRERMGHIELAAPVTHIWYFKGIPSRMGLVLDMSPRALEEIIYFASYVVTDPGDTNLELKQLLTEREYREKRQQYGQAFKAGMGAEAIKRLLEQVDLEKEVAELKEELKKASGQKRTRAIRRLDILEAFRTSGNDPDWMVMDVVPIIPPDLRPMVQLEGGRFATSDLNDLYRRVINRNNRLKRLLDLNAPGIIVQNEKRMLQEAVDALIDNGRRGRPVTGPGNRPLKSLSHMLKGKQGRFRQNLLGKRVDYSGRSVIVVGPFLKMYQCGLPKEMAIELFKPFVMHELVKREIASNIKNAKRQIERQEDAVWDVLEDVIKEHPVLLNRAPTLHRLGIQAFEPVLVEGRAIRLHPLVCEAYNADFDGDQMAVHVPLNEEAQAEARMLMLAAQNILNPKDGKPVVTPSQDMVLGNYYLTMEEPGQIGEGMIFRDLDEVVLAWRNGCVHLHTRIGLQTSSMPEKPFTEWQRERILTTTVGKAIFNEIMPPEFPYLNEPTDYNLTVQTPDKYFVEAGADIPAFIKEQPEIGPFKKKNLGNIIAEVFKRFKITETSKMLDRMKDLGYKHSTYAGMTVGIADIVVLHEKQAMIEEAHDQVEKVTKQFRRGLITDDERYERVIGIWNATKDAIQEKLMESLDARNPIFMMSDSGARGNISNFTQLAGMRGLMAAPNGRIMELPIVSNFREGLTVLEMFISTHGARKGMTDTALKTADSGYLTRRLVDVAQDVIIRETDCGTDRGLDISVMKEGNEIIETLEERMLGRYTRKSVIHPETKEVIVGANEIITEDIARQIVDAGIEQITIRSVFTCNTKHGVCKHCYGRNLATGSEVEVGEAVGTIAAQSIGEPGTQLTMRTFHTGGVAGDDITQGLPRIQEIFEARNPKGQAVISEVAGEVIEITEDQADRTKEVVVKGTTDTRTYSVPYTSRMKVAEGDIIDRGTPLTEGSIDPKQLLTVKDVLAVENYLLKEVQKVYRMQGVEIGDKHVEVMVRQMLRKVRVMDPGDSDILPGTLVDISEFKDRNYNTLVSGGTPATGRPVLLGITKASLETNSFLSAASFQETTRVLTDAAIRGKKDHLLGLKENVIIGKIIPAGTGMAKYRNMEPKEVGVASENVYSISDIEAQMAAAEALKNQE from the coding sequence TTGATCGATGTAAATAAATTTGAAAGTATGCAAATTGGACTAGCTTCTTCTGAAAAAATTAGAAGCTGGTCATATGGTGAAGTGAAAAAACCAGAGACAATAAACTACCGTACTTTAAAACCAGAACGTGATGGTCTTTTCTGTGAGCGTATTTTCGGTCCTACTAAGGACTGGGAATGTGCTTGTGGTAAATATAAACGTATCCGTTATAAGGGAATCGTTTGTGACCGCTGTGGGGTTGAGGTAACACGTTCTAAAGTTCGTCGTGAACGTATGGGTCATATCGAACTTGCAGCTCCAGTAACACATATTTGGTATTTTAAAGGAATTCCTAGTCGTATGGGTCTTGTATTAGATATGAGTCCTAGAGCATTAGAAGAAATCATTTATTTTGCTTCTTATGTGGTAACAGATCCAGGTGATACTAACTTAGAATTAAAACAACTTCTAACTGAACGTGAATACCGTGAAAAACGTCAGCAATATGGCCAAGCATTTAAAGCTGGTATGGGTGCTGAAGCAATCAAACGTTTATTAGAACAAGTTGATTTAGAAAAAGAAGTCGCTGAATTAAAAGAAGAATTGAAAAAAGCGTCTGGACAAAAAAGAACGCGTGCTATTCGTCGTTTAGATATCTTAGAAGCATTCCGTACATCAGGAAATGATCCTGACTGGATGGTAATGGACGTTGTACCAATTATCCCACCAGATTTACGTCCGATGGTTCAATTAGAAGGTGGACGTTTTGCAACAAGTGATTTGAACGACTTATACCGTCGTGTTATTAATCGTAATAACCGTTTGAAACGTTTATTAGACTTAAATGCACCAGGAATTATCGTTCAAAATGAAAAACGTATGCTTCAAGAAGCGGTAGATGCGTTAATTGATAATGGTCGTCGTGGCCGTCCAGTAACTGGACCCGGTAACCGTCCACTTAAATCGTTATCTCATATGTTGAAAGGGAAACAAGGTCGTTTCCGTCAAAACTTATTAGGTAAACGTGTTGACTACTCAGGCCGTTCAGTTATCGTTGTTGGACCTTTCTTAAAAATGTATCAATGTGGGTTGCCAAAAGAGATGGCAATTGAATTATTTAAACCATTTGTGATGCATGAATTAGTTAAGCGTGAAATTGCAAGCAACATTAAAAATGCAAAACGCCAAATCGAACGTCAAGAAGACGCTGTTTGGGATGTATTAGAAGATGTGATTAAAGAACATCCTGTATTACTTAACCGAGCACCTACTCTACATAGACTTGGTATCCAAGCGTTTGAGCCAGTTTTAGTTGAAGGACGCGCGATTCGTCTTCACCCATTAGTATGTGAGGCGTATAATGCCGATTTCGATGGGGACCAAATGGCGGTTCACGTTCCATTAAACGAAGAAGCTCAAGCTGAAGCACGCATGTTAATGCTTGCTGCTCAAAATATCCTTAATCCAAAAGATGGTAAACCAGTTGTTACACCATCTCAAGATATGGTCCTTGGTAACTACTACTTAACAATGGAAGAACCAGGACAAATTGGTGAAGGAATGATTTTCCGTGACTTAGACGAAGTTGTTTTAGCATGGAGAAACGGTTGTGTCCACTTACATACTCGTATTGGTTTACAAACAAGCTCAATGCCTGAGAAACCATTTACAGAGTGGCAACGTGAACGCATTTTAACAACAACTGTTGGTAAAGCAATCTTTAATGAGATTATGCCACCAGAATTCCCTTACTTAAATGAACCAACTGATTATAACTTGACAGTTCAAACACCTGATAAATACTTTGTTGAAGCCGGAGCAGATATTCCTGCATTTATCAAAGAACAACCAGAAATTGGACCATTCAAGAAGAAAAATCTTGGTAATATTATCGCTGAAGTCTTCAAACGTTTCAAAATTACTGAAACATCTAAAATGTTAGATAGAATGAAAGACTTAGGTTACAAACATTCTACTTATGCAGGTATGACTGTAGGGATTGCCGATATCGTTGTTTTACATGAAAAACAAGCAATGATTGAAGAAGCACATGATCAAGTAGAAAAAGTAACAAAACAATTCCGTCGTGGTTTAATAACAGATGACGAGCGTTATGAACGAGTTATTGGTATTTGGAATGCAACAAAAGATGCTATCCAAGAAAAACTGATGGAAAGTTTAGACGCACGTAACCCAATCTTCATGATGAGTGATTCTGGAGCTCGTGGTAACATCTCCAACTTTACTCAGTTAGCTGGTATGCGTGGACTTATGGCCGCTCCTAATGGTCGTATTATGGAGTTACCTATCGTATCTAACTTCCGTGAAGGGTTAACTGTCTTAGAAATGTTTATCTCGACTCACGGTGCTCGTAAAGGTATGACCGATACAGCCCTTAAGACAGCCGATTCAGGTTACTTAACTCGTCGTTTAGTTGACGTGGCCCAAGATGTTATCATTCGTGAAACTGACTGTGGAACTGACCGTGGTTTAGATATTTCAGTGATGAAAGAAGGAAATGAAATCATTGAAACTCTTGAAGAGCGTATGTTAGGTCGTTACACACGTAAATCAGTGATTCATCCTGAAACTAAAGAAGTGATTGTTGGTGCTAATGAAATCATTACAGAAGACATTGCAAGACAAATTGTTGATGCAGGGATTGAACAAATTACGATTCGTTCAGTCTTCACATGTAATACAAAACATGGTGTATGTAAACATTGTTACGGACGTAACTTGGCGACTGGTTCTGAAGTTGAAGTTGGAGAAGCAGTTGGTACAATTGCTGCCCAATCAATCGGTGAGCCTGGTACTCAGTTAACCATGCGTACATTCCATACGGGTGGGGTTGCCGGAGACGATATTACTCAAGGTTTACCTCGTATCCAAGAGATTTTTGAAGCACGTAATCCTAAAGGACAAGCTGTTATTTCTGAAGTAGCTGGTGAAGTCATCGAAATTACAGAAGATCAAGCAGATCGTACAAAAGAAGTAGTTGTAAAAGGAACAACAGATACAAGAACATATTCTGTGCCTTATACTTCTCGTATGAAAGTTGCTGAAGGTGATATTATTGACCGTGGTACTCCATTAACAGAAGGATCAATTGATCCAAAACAATTGTTAACTGTTAAAGATGTATTAGCTGTTGAAAATTATCTGCTTAAAGAAGTACAAAAAGTTTACCGTATGCAAGGGGTAGAAATTGGAGATAAACACGTTGAGGTTATGGTTCGTCAAATGTTACGTAAAGTAAGAGTTATGGATCCAGGTGATTCAGATATCTTACCAGGTACACTAGTTGATATTAGTGAATTTAAAGACCGTAACTACAACACACTTGTTTCTGGAGGAACACCTGCAACTGGTCGTCCAGTCTTGTTAGGTATTACTAAAGCTTCACTTGAAACAAACAGCTTCTTATCTGCTGCATCATTCCAGGAAACAACTCGTGTGTTGACAGATGCTGCGATTAGAGGTAAAAAAGACCACTTACTTGGATTGAAAGAAAATGTTATCATTGGTAAAATCATTCCAGCTGGTACTGGTATGGCGAAATACCGTAACATGGAACCAAAAGAAGTGGGTGTAGCAAGTGAAAATGTGTATAGTATCAGTGATATTGAAGCACAAATGGCTGCTGCAGAAGCGTTAAAAAATCAAGAATAA
- a CDS encoding IS30 family transposase, whose amino-acid sequence MTYTHLTTDELVLIEAYYHQNKKGTYVAKQLKRAKQTIYNVYKAFDEGLSALDYYKRYKNNKKNCGRRPISLSDNETEYIQKKVVQGWTPDVIIGRAEFPISCSISTLYRLFKQGLFDLTALPMKGKRKANGYKEKRDKQAFKRTIHQRNKDYQLFNNEFGHLEGDTIVGKDHKSAVITLVERLSKVIITLKPIGRRAIDIENSLNNWFKKFPCHLFKSITFDCGKEFSNWKSISNLNDIDIYFADPGTPSQRGLNENSNGLLRKDGLPKQMDFNKVEESFIQSIASKRNNIPRKSLNYKTPLEVFLSYVDNDILSSLI is encoded by the coding sequence ATGACCTATACACATCTTACTACAGACGAGCTAGTTTTGATAGAAGCTTATTACCATCAAAATAAAAAAGGAACATACGTTGCGAAACAATTGAAACGAGCAAAACAGACTATCTATAATGTTTACAAAGCTTTTGATGAGGGATTATCTGCACTAGATTACTATAAAAGATACAAAAATAATAAAAAGAATTGTGGCAGGCGTCCTATTTCTTTATCTGATAATGAAACAGAATACATTCAAAAGAAGGTTGTTCAAGGATGGACTCCAGATGTCATTATTGGTCGTGCTGAGTTTCCTATCTCATGTTCTATCAGTACTCTTTATAGATTATTTAAGCAAGGACTGTTTGATTTGACCGCATTACCTATGAAAGGTAAAAGGAAAGCGAATGGTTATAAAGAAAAAAGAGATAAACAAGCCTTTAAAAGAACCATCCATCAACGTAATAAGGACTATCAACTCTTTAATAATGAATTTGGTCACCTTGAAGGTGACACAATTGTTGGAAAAGATCATAAAAGTGCTGTTATCACACTCGTTGAAAGACTATCGAAAGTGATTATTACGTTAAAACCAATAGGCAGACGAGCAATAGATATCGAAAATAGTTTAAATAATTGGTTTAAAAAGTTTCCATGCCATCTATTTAAATCAATCACATTCGATTGTGGTAAAGAATTTTCTAATTGGAAATCAATCAGCAATCTAAATGATATTGATATTTATTTTGCCGATCCAGGAACACCATCACAACGTGGCTTAAATGAAAACTCTAATGGGTTATTACGTAAAGATGGATTACCTAAACAAATGGATTTCAACAAAGTTGAGGAATCTTTTATCCAATCTATCGCTTCTAAAAGAAATAATATTCCTAGAAAATCATTAAACTATAAAACACCATTGGAAGTATTTTTGAGTTATGTAGACAACGATATTTTGTCTAGCTTAATTTGA
- a CDS encoding response regulator transcription factor: MKCILIIEDDSEINQLLQELLTSNYEVEVAFSGTEGLLLLEIKQIDLVILDMMLPGMNGEDVLKKIRINNQVPVIVLTALNDKKLISETLLNGADDYLTKPFDVDELLARVNVQLRKSTQTIMDNSKNIFYKNIELDVDSFKLKSNDKQIDLSRKEAEILKLLFLFPNKVYTKEDIYNTVWDELYFGDENTINVHISNLRKKIAKLDADNTYIDTVWGIGIKLAD, translated from the coding sequence ATGAAATGTATATTAATAATTGAAGATGATAGTGAAATTAATCAACTATTACAAGAGTTGTTGACAAGTAACTATGAAGTAGAAGTAGCTTTCTCTGGAACAGAAGGTCTATTATTATTAGAAATAAAACAAATAGATTTAGTTATATTAGATATGATGTTGCCAGGTATGAATGGTGAAGATGTATTAAAAAAAATTAGAATAAATAATCAAGTTCCAGTTATTGTTCTAACAGCTTTGAATGACAAAAAATTAATTAGTGAGACATTACTCAATGGAGCAGATGATTATTTAACGAAGCCATTTGATGTGGATGAATTACTAGCTAGAGTTAATGTCCAGTTAAGAAAGAGTACTCAGACAATTATGGATAATAGTAAAAATATTTTCTATAAAAATATTGAGTTAGATGTAGACTCTTTTAAATTGAAGAGTAACGATAAACAGATTGATTTATCAAGAAAAGAAGCTGAAATATTAAAGTTGTTGTTTTTATTTCCAAATAAGGTTTATACAAAAGAGGATATTTATAATACAGTTTGGGATGAATTATACTTTGGTGATGAGAATACGATAAACGTGCATATTAGTAATTTACGAAAGAAAATAGCAAAATTGGATGCTGATAATACATACATTGACACAGTTTGGGGAATCGGTATAAAATTAGCGGATTAA
- a CDS encoding sensor histidine kinase produces the protein MIYVFILITIVILGYLVYIHVILSRLTKRLKYINSIQTNLIIELPTKNSVFLRLITQINKMIEQNKQNHQQLVEIQTQFDMAINNISHDIRTPLTVASGYTQILVKQVDTKQKNLVKKISTNLTDVEKKLDDLLTYNRLMEDRVEVELESVNVSSLIESKIVTYYEAFKKKQIELDIIIEKNVHMISDKDILSRIIDNALGNILNHGIDKGTVNLSKNGQVVNLVFFNHTDQVISNYEKLFERFYTEDLSRVNKNSGLGLYIIKELSTLLGGTTEVSGNKEYFELLISLPSHKKTSLS, from the coding sequence ATGATTTATGTTTTTATCTTAATAACTATAGTGATATTGGGATATTTAGTTTACATTCATGTCATATTATCAAGACTTACAAAACGTTTAAAATATATTAATTCTATCCAAACCAATTTGATTATTGAATTACCAACTAAAAACTCAGTATTTTTACGATTAATTACACAAATAAATAAAATGATTGAACAAAATAAACAGAATCACCAACAGCTTGTAGAAATTCAAACTCAATTTGATATGGCTATCAACAATATTTCCCATGATATAAGAACTCCTTTAACTGTAGCTAGTGGTTATACCCAAATTTTAGTGAAACAAGTAGATACCAAACAGAAGAATTTGGTAAAAAAGATTTCTACAAATTTAACTGATGTTGAAAAAAAGTTAGATGATTTACTGACATATAATCGTTTGATGGAAGATAGAGTTGAAGTTGAATTAGAGTCTGTTAACGTGTCTTCTTTAATAGAATCAAAGATAGTTACTTATTATGAAGCTTTTAAAAAGAAACAAATCGAATTAGATATTATAATCGAAAAAAATGTACATATGATTAGTGATAAAGACATACTTAGTCGTATTATAGACAATGCACTTGGCAATATATTAAATCATGGAATAGATAAGGGAACAGTTAATTTATCAAAGAATGGACAGGTTGTTAATCTAGTATTTTTTAATCATACTGATCAAGTTATTTCAAATTATGAGAAGTTGTTTGAACGATTTTATACTGAAGATTTATCAAGAGTTAATAAGAATTCAGGTTTGGGTTTATATATCATTAAAGAACTATCAACTCTTCTTGGAGGAACAACTGAAGTTAGTGGAAATAAAGAGTACTTTGAATTGTTAATAAGTTTACCATCTCATAAAAAAACATCTCTTTCCTAG
- a CDS encoding ABC transporter permease — MIATFRADFYRLFKTKGFWLSQLFIIGFIFISIASQSVGQVGVNLGDAAQETTSQSQYAMEWTGIISVQAVTSMMTMFLYAMLPMLVIIVGHDFSKKTYKNILTVGVSRTKYFLSQYISFAIMILLQVFYIYMASFLTGTLFYGVGSGFNQKQLLNWIMTASVQFIMIMTILTISCFVTYLTKNNVLSILTAIILPIILTLLSFMFQNAEWVSLFDFQNILGDTEFILSRSNELYQSILVALSTILVFLMLTIYQFNKSEL, encoded by the coding sequence ATGATTGCAACATTTAGAGCAGATTTCTATCGATTATTTAAGACAAAAGGATTTTGGTTGTCACAGTTATTCATTATAGGTTTTATATTTATTTCAATTGCCAGTCAAAGCGTTGGACAAGTAGGTGTGAACCTTGGAGATGCTGCGCAAGAAACAACCTCTCAATCTCAATATGCTATGGAATGGACCGGCATTATATCTGTACAAGCAGTGACATCCATGATGACGATGTTTTTATATGCCATGCTACCAATGTTAGTGATTATTGTTGGTCATGACTTTTCAAAGAAAACATACAAGAATATTTTAACAGTAGGTGTATCTAGAACAAAATACTTTTTATCTCAATACATATCATTTGCTATTATGATTTTATTACAAGTTTTCTATATTTATATGGCTTCATTTTTAACGGGTACTCTTTTTTATGGTGTAGGAAGTGGTTTTAATCAAAAACAACTACTTAATTGGATCATGACAGCTAGTGTTCAATTCATCATGATAATGACTATTTTAACTATCAGTTGTTTTGTCACATATTTAACAAAAAATAATGTGTTATCGATTCTAACAGCCATTATACTACCAATTATCTTAACTCTTTTAAGTTTTATGTTCCAAAATGCCGAATGGGTCAGTCTCTTCGACTTCCAAAATATTTTAGGAGATACTGAATTTATCTTAAGTAGGTCTAATGAACTTTATCAGAGTATTTTGGTAGCTCTTAGTACGATTTTGGTTTTTCTTATGTTAACTATTTATCAATTCAATAAAAGTGAACTATAA
- a CDS encoding ABC transporter ATP-binding protein has product MENILELKNISKSFKQYNVLHDIDLTIKKGDIYGLIGKNGAGKTTLLKIITSLSKQSSGTIQLFGSHTHKDFIHSLKRTGSVIETPVAYDNLSAKENLIYYSKLRGVVDEKDIEDTLKLVDLSDVGKKKFKHFSLGMKQKLGIAIALLSKPDFLILDEPINGLDPIAIVEFRELLKKLNTELNITILISSHILTELYHVANRFGILNNGTLVEEITKEEFEKMSQTMITLQVTDTAKVTPILHEHSIHNFKIISSSEINIYEPEVGVSELIQILMNEKIAINGIYKTGIDLENHFKSLVDGTVSTNKEDK; this is encoded by the coding sequence ATGGAAAATATTCTAGAATTAAAAAATATTTCAAAATCATTTAAACAATATAATGTACTACATGATATAGACTTAACTATCAAAAAAGGAGATATCTACGGCCTAATAGGAAAAAATGGTGCAGGTAAAACCACACTACTAAAAATTATTACTAGCCTATCAAAACAAAGCTCTGGAACGATTCAATTATTTGGATCACATACACATAAAGATTTTATTCACTCTTTAAAACGCACAGGGAGTGTTATTGAAACACCTGTTGCATATGATAACCTCAGTGCTAAAGAAAATCTAATTTATTATAGTAAATTACGAGGAGTTGTTGATGAAAAAGATATAGAGGATACTTTAAAATTAGTTGACTTATCTGATGTTGGTAAGAAAAAATTTAAACACTTTTCTCTTGGTATGAAACAAAAATTAGGCATAGCCATTGCGCTATTAAGTAAGCCAGACTTTTTAATTTTAGACGAGCCTATTAACGGCCTTGACCCAATAGCTATCGTTGAATTTAGAGAATTACTAAAAAAATTAAATACCGAATTAAACATCACTATCCTTATATCAAGTCATATTCTTACCGAGCTTTATCATGTGGCTAACAGATTTGGTATATTAAATAATGGTACTTTGGTAGAAGAGATTACTAAAGAGGAATTTGAGAAAATGTCTCAAACAATGATAACACTACAAGTAACAGATACAGCAAAGGTGACACCAATATTACACGAGCACTCAATACATAATTTTAAAATCATTTCATCTTCAGAGATCAATATTTATGAACCTGAAGTCGGTGTATCAGAGTTAATTCAAATTTTAATGAATGAAAAAATAGCGATTAATGGAATTTATAAAACAGGAATTGATTTAGAAAATCACTTTAAATCTTTAGTGGATGGTACAGTTTCAACAAATAAGGAGGACAAATAG
- a CDS encoding M3 family oligoendopeptidase, with protein MTYSITWDLDSIFNGGIDSKELEQRLLLLDDEITEYQSLVTDWNPETDAPEFKAFEAIMTVQEKLSKGFGQTISFVNAIQSADVNNKKAGSVLAGLFTKLTGFKNANVLFNKKLTNLSTDTWNTLLNSDFAKKQGVAFNLTEAREQSKRLLSENEESVINQLSTDGFNAWSSHYDTIVANIQFPFEEDGKTTYLSAGQAFNRMMGDADKDVRQRLFDTWEKTWANYAPLFADTLNHLDGFRLTNNKLHGITDHLEIPLEYNRMKKETLDAMWGTIAENKQPFVDFLTRKAQLFGKEKMDWQDQDAPVILGEFEEKRYTFNEAANFIVENFNKFSPKMADFAKMAFEKSWIEAEDRPGKRPGGYCTGLPENEESRIFMTYGESINEVSTLAHELGHAFHSHVMWDLPSVSQDYAMNVAETASTFAELIVADATLKQAKSTEEKINLLDIKMQNATAMFMNIHARFIFENNFYTERKEKVLTDTEITDLMVAAQKESYCDSLNSYHPHFWASKLHFYIDDVPFYNFPYTFGYLFSLGIYAFAQKQGTSFEDDYIALLRDTASMTTEELAQKHLGVDLTSSEFWQAGIDMMIQDVNTFLELTEDYVK; from the coding sequence ATGACATATTCAATAACATGGGATTTAGATTCAATTTTTAACGGAGGCATTGACTCAAAAGAGTTAGAACAACGCCTATTATTACTAGATGACGAGATTACAGAATACCAATCACTTGTCACAGACTGGAATCCAGAAACAGATGCGCCTGAATTTAAAGCATTCGAGGCAATCATGACTGTTCAAGAAAAACTATCCAAAGGATTTGGTCAAACAATTAGTTTTGTCAACGCCATTCAATCTGCAGATGTAAACAATAAAAAAGCTGGTAGTGTATTAGCTGGTTTATTTACTAAATTGACAGGTTTTAAAAACGCGAATGTCTTATTTAATAAGAAACTAACTAACCTGTCAACTGATACTTGGAACACACTTCTTAATTCTGACTTTGCCAAAAAACAAGGCGTGGCTTTTAATTTAACAGAAGCTCGCGAACAAAGCAAACGCTTGTTAAGTGAAAATGAAGAATCAGTTATTAACCAATTATCAACAGATGGATTCAATGCTTGGAGCTCTCACTACGACACAATCGTAGCAAACATCCAATTTCCATTTGAAGAAGATGGTAAAACAACGTATCTTTCAGCAGGTCAAGCTTTTAACCGTATGATGGGGGACGCTGATAAAGATGTTAGACAACGTTTGTTTGATACATGGGAAAAAACTTGGGCAAATTATGCACCACTTTTTGCTGATACCTTAAATCATTTAGACGGATTCCGATTAACAAATAACAAACTACACGGTATCACTGATCATTTGGAAATTCCATTAGAGTATAACCGTATGAAAAAAGAAACATTGGACGCTATGTGGGGAACCATTGCTGAAAACAAACAACCATTCGTTGATTTCTTAACTCGTAAAGCACAATTATTCGGTAAAGAGAAAATGGATTGGCAAGATCAAGATGCACCTGTTATTTTAGGTGAGTTTGAAGAAAAACGTTACACATTCAATGAAGCAGCTAATTTCATTGTTGAAAACTTCAATAAATTTAGTCCTAAGATGGCTGATTTTGCTAAAATGGCCTTTGAAAAAAGCTGGATTGAAGCAGAAGATAGACCAGGTAAACGTCCAGGTGGTTATTGTACTGGATTGCCAGAAAATGAAGAATCTCGTATCTTCATGACATATGGTGAATCAATCAACGAAGTCTCTACATTAGCCCATGAATTAGGACATGCTTTCCATTCACACGTGATGTGGGATTTACCATCAGTTAGCCAAGATTACGCAATGAACGTAGCAGAAACTGCTAGTACTTTTGCCGAACTAATTGTCGCTGACGCCACACTTAAACAAGCTAAATCAACAGAAGAAAAAATCAATTTACTTGATATTAAAATGCAAAATGCCACAGCGATGTTTATGAACATTCACGCGCGTTTCATTTTTGAAAATAATTTCTATACTGAACGCAAAGAAAAAGTCTTAACAGATACAGAAATCACTGATTTAATGGTAGCTGCTCAAAAAGAAAGCTACTGTGATTCATTGAATTCTTATCATCCACATTTCTGGGCAAGTAAACTGCACTTCTATATTGATGATGTGCCATTCTACAACTTCCCATACACATTTGGTTACCTGTTCAGCTTAGGTATTTATGCCTTCGCTCAAAAACAAGGAACATCATTTGAAGATGACTATATCGCTTTATTACGTGATACAGCGTCAATGACAACCGAAGAATTAGCTCAAAAACATTTAGGTGTTGACTTAACATCAAGTGAATTCTGGCAAGCTGGAATTGATATGATGATTCAAGACGTTAATACTTTCTTAGAATTAACCGAAGACTACGTTAAATAA
- a CDS encoding VanZ family protein, producing the protein MKSKLSQPKVYTAIAIVIMVILFYSSSKTYTEQSSVPLLQKWLQSEPFASKLQGIMFNYGGSEVSIRAMGYFKFVEFFIRKAAHFFTFFILGGSLFLVLHSKLKQSIWSLFFAWFSATGYAAMDEFHQMLTGDRTPLFQDVMLDSVGALTACVMLVIYFEFIRNRSKKVR; encoded by the coding sequence ATGAAAAGTAAATTAAGTCAACCTAAAGTTTATACTGCAATCGCGATTGTGATTATGGTTATTTTATTTTATAGTTCATCAAAAACCTATACAGAGCAAAGTTCTGTTCCGTTACTTCAAAAGTGGTTGCAAAGTGAGCCATTTGCGTCAAAACTTCAAGGAATAATGTTTAATTATGGTGGCAGTGAAGTCAGTATACGAGCAATGGGTTATTTTAAATTTGTTGAATTTTTTATCCGAAAAGCCGCTCATTTTTTTACATTTTTTATTCTAGGAGGAAGTTTGTTTTTAGTGTTACATTCTAAATTAAAGCAATCAATCTGGAGTTTGTTTTTTGCGTGGTTTAGTGCGACAGGTTATGCAGCGATGGATGAATTTCATCAAATGCTAACAGGTGATAGAACACCACTTTTTCAAGATGTGATGCTTGATAGTGTTGGGGCGTTAACAGCATGTGTGATGCTAGTGATTTATTTTGAATTTATTCGTAATAGGTCAAAGAAGGTTAGATAA